The following proteins are encoded in a genomic region of Notolabrus celidotus isolate fNotCel1 chromosome 19, fNotCel1.pri, whole genome shotgun sequence:
- the coq4 gene encoding ubiquinone biosynthesis protein COQ4 homolog, mitochondrial isoform X2, with translation MWMTVGKCLHRLRKRQYGLISKVCFCQLHNSGTQFTDSCYDGLYPGHIHTTPIQKALLAVGSGVAALQNPYRHDMVAVLGETTGHLALMNLRDRMRNDPEGYAILTERPRIRLSTLDLDNMASLPDGSFGREYLRFLEDNHVTPDSRADVKFVDDEELAYVMQRYREVHDLLHTLLGMPTNMLGEVAVKWFEAAQTGLPMCALGAVLGPLRLNSSRLQSLFTSLGPWAVQNGRRSRCILSIFYERRWEQSLEDLRQELNIEPPPVTLSATNKGSG, from the exons TGTGTTTCTGCCAACTGCACAACAGCGGCACACAGTTTACAGACAGCTGCTATGATGGGCTGTATCCTGGACATATCCACACCACCCCAATCCAAAAAGCCCTCCTGGCTGTGGGGTCGGGTGTGGCTGCACTCCAAAACCCCTACAGACATG ATATGGTTGCAGTGCTCGGGGAAACAACCGGGCACCTCGCGTTGATGAATCTCAGGGACAGGATGAGAAACGACCCTGAAGGATACGCTATCCTAAC AGAGAGGCCGAGAATCAGGCTGTCTACACTGGATCTGGACAACATGGCCTCCTTGCCTGACGGCTCCTTTGGGAGAGAATACCTCCGTTTTCTGGAGGACAAC CATGTGACCCCGGACTCCAGGGCCGATGTGAAGTTTGTGGATGACGAAGAGCTTGCGTATGTCATGCAGAGATACAGAGAGGTGCATGACCTCCTGCATACATTGCTGGGAATGCCCACCAATATGCTGG GTGAAGTGGCAGTGAAGTGGTTTGAAGCCGCTCAGACTGGACTCCCGATGTGTGCCCTTGGAGCTGTGTTGGGTCCGCTTCGGCTCAATTCAAG CCGTTTAcagtctctcttcacctccctggGTCCCTGGGCCGTGCAGAATGGCCGGCGGTCCCGCTGCATCCTCAGCATCTTCTACGAGAGACGGTGGGAGCAGAGCCTGGAGGACCTCCGACAGGAGCTCAACATAGAGCCACCGCCAGTCACACTTAGTGCTACAAATAAAGGAAGTGGCTGA
- the bspry gene encoding B box and SPRY domain-containing protein, which produces MTDELITCELTCPTSPVDQKKSFDDVNIEDMDFDQPIFSVLSDGVKEQQEAGDKSSLDGGGEATSLGLSTSITTDTESGIFSGECELCVEHEAELDWFCGTEQKLICSHCAVVGPCHGHTVTPLATRVTAVRNQLVDVCEKIQLQALRIEKFIDQTLTAKEQKLQAAASRAREQVLAQVSAAREALEEEEQRLLEEVQREEERVEQCLLTQRAHWSKALSTLSQTRSGLVHTLTHTPDAQLVTSVQEIAERVEAAEGVGGPCDTDQLNLNAACSDSKLLRGLWASAVLLGPNGYGSTYLKFDERTVSPLLMLSEDFCTLTFRHKKPRLSPPYDPSRFDCWPNALGSLSMSSGTYSWVVDVGESAAFKVGVCYTSLERKGSGNEARLGHNNKSWVLSHNDGDYSFCHAGKKVPMHVVRRPQRIGLLLDWPTKTVLFYEPDSFAVLYTVTHPFSGPLLPAYAVADRSITILH; this is translated from the exons ATGACCGACGAGCTCATAACGTGCGAGCTAACATGCCCGACTTCTCCCGTCGACCAAAAGAAGTCTTTTGACGACGTGAACATCGAGGACATGGATTTCGATCAGcccattttctctgttttgagcGACGGGGTGAAGGAGCAACAGGAGGCGGGGGACAAGAGCTCCTTAGACGGCGGCGGGGAAGCGACCTCACTTGGACTGAGCACCAGCATCACCACCGACACCGAGTCCGGGATCTTCTCCGGTGAATGTGAGCTGTGTGTGGAGCATGAGGCCGAGTTGGACTGGTTTTGTGGCACCGAACAGAAACTCATCTGCTCTCACTGCGCTGTCGTGGGCCCCTGCCACGGACACACCGTGACCCCTTTGGCTACCAGAGTTACAGCAGTCAGG AATCAACTGGTGGATGTGTGTGAGAAAATACAGCTGCAGGCCCTGAGGATTGAGAAGTTTATCGACCAGACGCTGACGGCTAAAGAGCAAAAGCTTCAG gCAGCAGCGAGCAGGGCGAGGGAGCAGGTCCTGGCTCAGGTCAGCGCAGCACGTGAAgccctggaggaggaggagcagcgcCTGTTGGAGGAggtacagagagaggaggagcggGTGGAGCAGTGTCTCCTCACCCAGAGAGCCCACTGGAGCAAGGCACTCTCCACTCTGTCGCAGACACGCTCCGGTCTcgtgcacacactgacacacactccgGACGCACAACTGGTG ACCAGTGTCCAGGAGATAGCTGAAAG GGTGGAGGCAGCAGAGGGGGTTGGGGGGCCCTGTGACACAGACCAGCTCAACCTGAACGCAGCCTGCAGCGACAGTAAGCTGCTCAGAGGGCTGTGggcctctgcagtgctgctgggGCCAAACG GTTACGGATCCACCTATTTGAAGTTCGATGAGCGCACCGTGAGCCCCCTCCTCATGCTGTCTGAAGATTTCTGCACTTTAACCTTCCGCCATAAAAAACCTCGCCTGTCTCCGCCCTACGACCCTTCACGGTTTGACTGTTGGCCCAACGCACTGGGGTCACTGTCCATGTCCTCCGGCACTTACAGCTGGGTGGTGGATGTTGGGGAAAGTGCCGCCTTTAAGGTGGGGGTCTGCTACACTTCTCTGGAGCGCAAAGGCTCCGGGAACGAGGCGCGGCTAGGCCACAACAATAAATCGTGGGTGCTGTCCCACAACGATGGGGACTATTCTTTCTGCCACGCAGGGAAGAAGGTGCCAATGCATGTGGTGAGGAGACCCCAGAGGATCGGCCTGCTGCTGGACTGGCCGACTAAAACTGTGTTGTTTTACGAGCCTGACTCCTTTGCTGTACTTTACACCGTCACACATCCGTTCAGTGGGCCGCTACTGCCGGCGTATGCTGTGGCTGACCGCAGTATCACTATACTGCATTGA
- the coq4 gene encoding ubiquinone biosynthesis protein COQ4 homolog, mitochondrial isoform X1: MWMTVGKCLHRLRKRQYGLISKAVCFCQLHNSGTQFTDSCYDGLYPGHIHTTPIQKALLAVGSGVAALQNPYRHDMVAVLGETTGHLALMNLRDRMRNDPEGYAILTERPRIRLSTLDLDNMASLPDGSFGREYLRFLEDNHVTPDSRADVKFVDDEELAYVMQRYREVHDLLHTLLGMPTNMLGEVAVKWFEAAQTGLPMCALGAVLGPLRLNSSRLQSLFTSLGPWAVQNGRRSRCILSIFYERRWEQSLEDLRQELNIEPPPVTLSATNKGSG; the protein is encoded by the exons CAGTGTGTTTCTGCCAACTGCACAACAGCGGCACACAGTTTACAGACAGCTGCTATGATGGGCTGTATCCTGGACATATCCACACCACCCCAATCCAAAAAGCCCTCCTGGCTGTGGGGTCGGGTGTGGCTGCACTCCAAAACCCCTACAGACATG ATATGGTTGCAGTGCTCGGGGAAACAACCGGGCACCTCGCGTTGATGAATCTCAGGGACAGGATGAGAAACGACCCTGAAGGATACGCTATCCTAAC AGAGAGGCCGAGAATCAGGCTGTCTACACTGGATCTGGACAACATGGCCTCCTTGCCTGACGGCTCCTTTGGGAGAGAATACCTCCGTTTTCTGGAGGACAAC CATGTGACCCCGGACTCCAGGGCCGATGTGAAGTTTGTGGATGACGAAGAGCTTGCGTATGTCATGCAGAGATACAGAGAGGTGCATGACCTCCTGCATACATTGCTGGGAATGCCCACCAATATGCTGG GTGAAGTGGCAGTGAAGTGGTTTGAAGCCGCTCAGACTGGACTCCCGATGTGTGCCCTTGGAGCTGTGTTGGGTCCGCTTCGGCTCAATTCAAG CCGTTTAcagtctctcttcacctccctggGTCCCTGGGCCGTGCAGAATGGCCGGCGGTCCCGCTGCATCCTCAGCATCTTCTACGAGAGACGGTGGGAGCAGAGCCTGGAGGACCTCCGACAGGAGCTCAACATAGAGCCACCGCCAGTCACACTTAGTGCTACAAATAAAGGAAGTGGCTGA